The following proteins are encoded in a genomic region of Sander lucioperca isolate FBNREF2018 chromosome 23, SLUC_FBN_1.2, whole genome shotgun sequence:
- the cavin4b gene encoding caveolae-associated protein 4b, whose amino-acid sequence MTDKPGMPTGGGDDAGSIMALLERVAGLMDSVQTTQQRMEERQLELENTVKTIQTDVVKLTSAHATTSSTVDRLLEKTRKVSRHVKDVRVRVENQNIRVKKVEATQGDLLAKNKFRVVIYQGDQEVKAVTPGNEPAEPSGSTAARAEIEPDKFELPPESDEEYMVVEEADSASASREKKTGLTRIESFKATFSKENMSKTRENLGTKVNKFGERIVTAERREKIRQSGERLKQSGERLKAKLNPKKERTVAEGQEGAEGATEGAAEADHPVPPPKGRKGSPEAAKAAEDEGKAEDSEVPMYDMKQLS is encoded by the exons ATGACAGACAAACCAGGCATGCCGACGGGTGGCGGAGACGATGCGGGAAGCATCATGGCGTTGCTGGAGCGCGTGGCGGGCCTCATGGACAGCGTCCAGACCACGCAGCAGCGCATGGAAGAGCGTCAGCTGGAGCTGGAGAACACGGTAAAGACCATCCAGACAGACGTCGTTAAGCTGACCAGCGCCCACGCCACCACCAGCTCCACCGTAGACCGGCTGCTGGAGAAGACGCGCAAGGTCAGCCGCCACGTCAAGGACGTCAGGGTGCGTGTGGAGAACCAGAACATCAGGGTGAAGAAGGTGGAGGCCACGCAGGGTGACCTGCTCGCCAAGAACAAGTTCAGGGTGGTCATTTATCAG GGTGACCAGGAGGTGAAGGCTGTCACACCAGGCAACGAGCCAGCAGAACCCAGCGGCAGCACTGCCGCCAGAGCCGAGATAGAACCGGACAAGTTCGAGCTCCCTCCAGAGTCGGATGAAGAGTACATGGTGGTGGAGGAGGCCGACTCGGCATCAGCCAGCCGCGAGAAGAAGACAGGGCTGACGCGCATTGAGAGCTTCAAAGCCACCTTCTCCAAGGAGAACATGAGCAAGACCCGCGAGAACCTGGGCACCAAGGTCAACAAGTTTGGCGAGCGCATCGTGACGGCTGAGAGGCGCGAGAAGATCCGCCAGTCCGGCGAGAGGCTGAAGCAGTCGGGCGAGAGGCTGAAGGCCAAGCTCAACCCGAAGAAGGAGAGGACTGTGGCGGAGGGTCAGGAAGGAGCAGAGGGCGCCACTGAGGGCGCCGCGGAGGCAGACCACCCCGTCCCTCCTCCCAAGGGCCGCAAGGGCAGCCCGGAAGCCGCTAAGGCGGCAGAGGATGAGGGCAAGGCGGAGGATTCGGAGGTGCCGATGTACGACATGAAGCAGCTGTCGTAA